CTCCACGGCCACCTGTCGGCGGTCCGCCGCGCGATCACCGACGGCGCGGACGTCCGCGGCTACTTCCTGTGGTCGCTGATGGACAACTTCGAGTGGGCGTACGGCTACGGCAAGCGCTTCGGCGCGGTGTACGTGGACTACGCGACGCTGGAGCGCACGCCGAAGACCAGTGCCCACTGGTACGGGCGGGCGGCCCGGACGGGGACGCTGCCCGAGGTCTCGGCGGTCTGACCACTGCGAGGGGGGACGGGGGCGCGGCACGATTAGGGGAGTGCCGCGCCCCGCTGTCCTGGCCGGCTCTCGGCGGCGAGACCCAGGTGGGCGAAGACGACGTCCTTGGCGCGCAGGAGGGCGTCCGGGTCGATCTCCGCGAGGACCTGGGCCGCCATGTACCAGCCGTCGGGGGTGAGGGAGTCCGCCAGGAGGGCGCGTGCGCGCGGGAGGTCCGGGCCGCCCGGGGGTGGCAGGAGGCGGACGGCCAGGCGGCGCAGGAAGGTGAAGCTGTCCCCGATCTCTCCGAGGAACGGATGGACCGTCACCGGGCCCTGGACACCCGCGACGTACGCGGCGAGTTGGGTGCGTGCCTCCGCTCGCTCCACCTCGTCCCTCGGGCGTGCGGCCATGTCGCGGGCAGCCTCGAAGTCGCCGAGCGCCGCGTGGGCCAGTGACAGCACGACCGCTGTTCCGGGGAGTTGCTCGGTACGGGCGTCGTACCGCGGTGCCAGCAGGTCGAGGCGGTGACGGGCGCCGTCCGGATCGTCCGCCGCCGTGAGCAGGGTGAGCACGCCGTCGTGGCGGAGGTCGGTCCGCCGCCGGGCGTCGAGGTCCGCGATCCGGAACCGGACGAGCCGTCCGATGCGCCGGGCGTGGTCGGGGTCGTGGCGTCCCGCCGCGGCGACGAGTCGGGCGGCGGTCAGCGCGGGTTCTCCGGGCAGCTCGGCCAGCAGTTCGTCCACCCATCGCGCGGCCAGGTCCGGGGCGTGCGGCCACAGGCCCTCGACCAGCAGCACCCTGAGCCGGTCAAGGCTGTTCGCGTGCAGCACGGCCCGGTCGGAGGGAGGGTTCTCCAGGACGTCGAGGACTCGTTGCGTGGCCCCCGCGCACGCCAGGGCCTGGAGGGCGGACATCTGGACGTGGTTGAAGCGCGGGCCCGGAGTATTGAACGCCAGGTGGTACGCGCGCTCGGCGAAGTGCCGGGCCCGGCCCCGGTCGCGCGTGAGGGCCTCCGCCATCGCGGCATACCCGGAAGGACCCAGGATGTCGTCGACCGTCTCCACGAGCCGCTCGGCGTCGGCGGGCCGGCCCGCCGCGGCGAGCGCACCGGCGAAGGCGACCACGCGCTCGTCGTGGTCCCAGGTGTCCGACAGGGCCGACGCGAGGTCTCCGTGCTCCGCCTCGTGGAGCAGCCGCAGGGACCGTTCGCGGTCCTCGGCGACGAAGTGCGCGGCGAGCGTGACCAGTGCCGTGGGGGCCAACTCCGTCAGCGGCCAGTCCAGCGAGGCCGCCCGGTGGACGAGCAGGTCCTCCAGATGGTCGGCGGCACCGGCCTTCAGCAGGAGCTCGGTGATGGGCTTGGCGAGGCGGTCACGCTCCCAGTGGTTGTCCGCCGCGGCCCTCAGGGCTCGCGTCACCTGCCCGGCACGCGCCCATCCCACGGCCAGCAGCTGCCGGAACTCGCCCCACTCCCGGGGCTTCAGGCGCGGCGACGAGTCCAGCGCGGTGTTCAGGAGCCGCCCGGCCTCCGCCACCCGGTCCGTGAGCAGCAGTCCCCGCACCACGCCCCGGAGCGTCTCCACGTCGCGCGGTTCCTCGTGGCTCTCCAGCCATGCCGTGGCCAGCGAGGTCATGAGCGCGGCCTCGCGCGGGCGGGCCTCGCGCAGTGCCTCCGCGGCGACGGCGGGGAGGTTCCCCGGGGCCATCGCGTGGCGCAGGGCCAGTGCGGTGACCGACGCGAAGAGACGTGCCGCCTCGTCGGCGCGGCCGCTGAGCGAGCAGGCCTCGGCGACCGCCGTCAGCGCCCGGACGCGCGTGGGCAGGGGGTGCGCTTCCGCGGCGACCTGCTCGGCCAGTTCCAGCACGTCGGCCACGTGCGCCGGGTCCCGCAGCGCGGCGGCGATCCTCACCAGCGCCTCCGTGACGCGTTCGGTGTCCTCGCCCTCCTTCGGCCACGGCAGTTCACGGACCAGGGGCGGCACCTCCTCTCCCCGGCCGGCCGATGCCAGCGCGCAGGCCAGCGCCGTTCGTGCCGCCACGCTCTGCGGTGTCCCTCGCCCGGTCAGCCCCACCGCCTCCGTCGCCAGGCCCACCGCCCGCCGGTCCCCCGCCTCCGCCAGCACGTGGGCCACGCCGGTCAGGGCCCGCGCCCGGTCCACCGGCGCGCGGACCGTGCGGGCCAGTCCGATGGCGTGCCGGACCTGCCCGAGGCGGGCGTAGACCGCCGGGATGCCGGGGTGCAGCCCCACATTGCGCTGCGCCACCAGGCCCCCCGCCGCCGCGAGCGCGGCCAGGGCCGCCAGGTCGTCGGGGGCGGCCCGCCGGACGGTCTCCCGTGCCGCCGCGATCTCCCCGAGACAGGCGCCGTCGCTCCCCGTCGCCTCCCGCAACCGGTCACGCCGCCGGACGTCCACGGCGAGGGCGGTGGCCCGGTCCGCGTCCCGGAGGAACGCCAGGAGGCGGCCGTACGGCTGGAGCAGGTACAGCGGCGTGCCCGCCGGCCAGCCCCGGCGCTCGTACGACCGCGCCCAGGCGTGCAGCCGGTCCAGGTAGGTGATCAGGTCCGGGCCGAGTTCGTCCTGGGCGGTGGTGAGGAGGGTCTCGTGGGCGAAGAGGTAACCGCGGGTGGACGTGTACAGGCTCAGATCGTCCCCGTAGCCCTCGGGGCCGCTGCCCCCGCCGCCGGCGGCGTCGCCCCGCAGCCGCAGGATGCGCCCGAAGCCGCTCTCCAGTCGGCGGCGGAGTTCGAAGGCCGGCTCGCCGGTGAGTTCGCGCAGGTCGTCGGCGGTGAGTGTGCCGCGCGCCGCGGTGAGGAGACCGACGAGGTCACGCTGCACGCGGTCGCCGGAGAGCGCTCGGTGCAGATCGAACTTGGCTTCGTGCTCGGTGTGCCGGGCCGCTTCGGTGGCGGCGAGTTCCAGCACGCGGCAGCCGCGCAGCGGGTGACCGCCCTTGACGTCGGCCGGCAGGCCCGGGTAGGTCCGGCTGGTCACCAGGACGCGGACGTTCGGCGGCAGGCGTTCGGGCAGCAGTGAGGCGATGCTCGCGCCGCTCCCGCCTGGCGAGGCGGACTGGTCCTCGTCGAGCCCGTCCACGACGAGCAGCAGTGTGCCGCCGTCCTGTGCCACCCGCTCGGCGGCCTGGCGCAGCAGGAGCCGGCGTTCGCCGTCGCGGGCCGTCGGGGAACCGGTCGCGGCCGGTTCGCGGCCGGCGAGGGTGGCGAGCTGGTCGATGACCGCCACGGTGTAGGCGTCGCTGTCGGACTGGCTCGCGTCGCGTGCGGTGACGAAGAACCAGACGGGGACGACCCCGCGGGGCGGGTGCAGGGCGAACCACGCGGCCAGGGCCGTCTTCCCGGCCCACGGCGGCCCTTGCACCCAGAGGTAGGGGTCGGAGCCGCCGCAGAAGGAGACGAGGTCGGCGAGTTCCGCTTCCCGTTCCTCCAGCCGCTGCGGGGCGAGGTCGGCGAGCTGGGCGCGATAGGCCTCCTGGACGAGGCCGAGGGCGCCTCGGGGCACCGCGCAGGGCAGCGCCGTGAGGTCCTGTCCCAGCAGGGCTTCCAGGGCGGTCCGTTCCGCCGGGGTCAGTGCCTGCGCCCACCGGTCCACCCGGCCGGCCGCGACCCGGCCCGCCCCCTCCCTGCGGTGATGGCGGCTCACCACACCCACGACGTGCCCGCCGCTGAAGACGGCCGCTCCCGACATGCCCTCCCAGGCGTCCCGCTCGGGGTCCGGGTCCTCGGCGGGCGGCGCCGCGACCCGCAGGTCCAGGGTGCCCTCGCGCCGGTTGGCCAGCACCGCGCAGCGCGCGTCCATGTGCTCGACGTCCCGGAAGCGCCCGCCTGCCGCGTCCGCGCGGAGCTTGAATCGGGGGAACCCCATCGCCGAGCAGCCGAGCACCGCGTCCTGCTCGCCGACTCCGCCGAACCGCACGGGCGGAACGTCATCGTGCGGCTGGCCCGGGCGAGTTGGTGCTGCGGCGTTTTCCAGGAGGGCCGGTCCGGCGGCGCTTTCCGAGGGGGGCGCTACGGCGGTGTTCTCCGGGAGGTTCGGTAAGGCGGTGTTCTCCGGGAGGTTCGGTAAGGCGGCGTTCTCCGGCAGGGCCGGTCCGGCGGCGTTCTCCGGCAGGGCCGGTACGGCGGCGTTCTCCGGGAGTGTCAGTACGGCGACGTCGATGCCGTCGTGCGCCCACGCCACCGTCGCCCCGGCGACTCGCTCCCCCGGCCGGTCGGCCTCGAAGCGGACCCGGACGTCCTGCGCGCCCCGGACGACATGCGCGGCCGTGAGCACCCGGCCCGGGGCCAGGAGGTAACCCGAGCCCCGGCGGGCCCCGTCGGGCAGTGCGACGATGATCTCCGCGGCCCGCTGGGGCCGCAGTCCGCGGTCAGCGCTCGCCGTCAACCTCGTCACCCGTGATCATCGCGGTCTCCGCCCGGCCCCCGCCCGGCGGCACCACCTTCGGCGTGAGCGTCAGCGTGACCCGCTGGGTCTCGGCCTGGCTGAATTTGCCGTTGGCCCCCGCGTCGACCACCCACAGCCGCACCTTGGCGTCGCCGCCGCCCTCGCGCGTGACGGCGACGGTCGCCTCGATCTCCACGGGGCCCGCTTCGAAGCGCAGCATCCTGCCGTCGCCGTCCGTCAGCGCGGTGGTCAGCTGCTCACGCAACTCACGGATCATGTCGGCCAGTTCGATCACGCGTCCCCCTTGCTCGGCCCTGCTCAGATGCTACAAGCGGCCGCGCCCTTCGTGAGGAGACGGCGCGTGGTCTCCACGCCCCACGGGTCCAGGGAGAGCAGGCGGTCGCTGGAGGCCATCAGTCCGCCGGTGGACTCCACGTGGGCCGCCCACTGCTCGCGCGTCTCGACGGCCGGGCGGGCCATCAGGCAGTCGGGGTCGTTGGTCCAGAGGCGGCCGTGCTGCCACTGGCGGGCCGCGCCGGTGAACTCCGCGGGCGCCTGACCCGGTTGGGAGTAGTCGTCGGCCTCGGGGCGGCGGTGCGGGGCCGTGTCCGGGCTGACGCGCATCGCGTCGAACAGGCCGATGGAGGGCAGGAGGGGCGCCCCGCAGCCCAGGAGGTACGCCTCGGCGCCGATCGCCTCGCGGATCAGGCGGATGCCGGAGCGGTAGGCCGTGAGCGCGTCGGTGTCGGCGTGGCGTACGCCGTCCAGGGCGCCCGCGTAGAGGAAGTCGACCTTGAAGTAGTCGTAGCCCTCGGCGCGCAGGGTGGTGAAGACCTCGGTCAGGTACGCGGCGGCGTCGGGGTGTGTGGTGTCCAGGACGCGCAGGTCGTGGCCCCAGTTGCGGCCGGCGTGCGCGAAGCCGCCGCTGGTGTCGCGGACCAGCCAGTCGGGGTGCTCGGCGGCCAGGTCGCTCGCCGGGTCGACGAGGAACGGGGCCGTCCAGATGCCCGCGCGGCGGCCCCGCGCGCGGATCTTCTCGGCGATTCCGGCGCGGGAGCGGAAGCGGCCGGAGAGGGTGAGCCAGTCACCGAGGGCCTGCTGGTAGCCGTCGTCGATCTGGACGACGTCGATGGGCAGATCGAGGGTGTCCATCGCGCGGAGGTTCTCGTGGATGTCGTCCTCGGTGACGGCCGTGAAGTACTCGTACCAGGAGCACCATGCGGTCGGTGCCGGGCGCGGGGCGTCGAGTCCGAGGCCGCGGGCCCACTCGCCCAGCACCGACTGGATGTCCGGGCCCGTCCACTCCTTCACCGGGCCGTCCGCGCCGACCTCCGCGACCCCGTCCCGTACGGCGAGCCGGATCGACGGCACCTCGCGCGTCGGCTCGGCCGCCGCCCACAGCCGGGCCGGGGAGCCGTCGCCGGGATCGAGCGCGAGCAGGCCCTCGCCCTGGAAGGTGCCGGCGGGGACGGTGACGCCGGGGCGGTAACAGACGGTCGCCCAGTTGTCGTTGGTCGGGCGGTACGGGGTTCCGCGGAGGCCGTAGGCGCCGCTGGGGCTCCAGGACTGCCAGCCCTCCTCGTGGACGCGGCCGGTGCGGACGTCCACCGGCACGGAGGCCAGCGGAGTGAAGCGGTGGTGCACGGTGATCTCTTTCCGGAAGGTCAGCCCTTGTTGGCGCCGAGCGTGAGGCCGCTGACGAACTGGCGCTGGAGGGCGAAGTACACGATCAGCGTGGGGATCGCGGTGAGCAGGGAGCCGGCGGCGACCAGGTTGGGGTCGGTGAAGTACTGGCCGGAGAGGTTGTTCAGCGCGGAGGTGATCGGCATGTTCTCGCCGGTGGAGATCAGGACGAGCGCCCAGAAGAAGTCGTTGTAGATCCAGATGGACAACAGCGTCGCCAGGGCGGCCATCGCGGGCTTGCACAGCGGCAGCACGATCTGCCAGTACAGCCGCCACACCGAGGCGCCGTCGACGAGGGCCGCCTCGGTCAGTTCGTGGGGCAGGGAGCGCATGTAGTTGCTCAGCACGAAGGCGCAGAAGCCGGACTGGAACGCCACGTGGATGAGCACGAGGCCGAGCGCGGAGTCGTAGAGCTTGCCGCTCATCGTGATGCCGGGCAGGTCGATCAGCAGGTACAGCCGGTACAGCGGGGTGATGATGACCTGCTGCGGGAGCAGGTTGCCGGCGGTGAACACCAGCAGCAGGAACAGGTTGACCCGGAAGTCGAAGCGGCTGACGTAGAACGCGACGCACGACGACAGGAACAGCGTGAGCAGCACGGCCGGGACCGCGATGAGCACTGTGTTCCCGAAGTAGTGGATCATGTCCGACTGCTCGAAGGCGTTCGTGAAGTTGTCGAAGCTGAGCTTGTCGGGCCAGGAGACGTAGCCCTTGGCGGATGTCTCGCTGTACGGGCGCAGCGCGGCGAAGATGGCCCACAGCAGGGGTGCCAGCCAGGCCAGAGCCGTGACGATCAGGAAGGTGTGCAGCAGGATCCGGGCGGGGCGGACGGGGGTGCGCTGCTTGAGCGAAGCGGCGCCGGTGACGGTGCTCATGCGCTCCGCTCCTTCCGGAAGGTGGCGATCAGGTAGGGGATGATCACGGCCAGGGAGATCACCAGCAGCACGACCGCGATCGCGGAGCCGTAGCCGATGCGGCTGGACTCACCGATGATGTTGTTCGTCACCAGGATGGAGAGCAGCTCGGTGCCCTGGGCGCCCTTGTTGAAGACGAAGACCAGGTCGAAGGCGCGCAGCGCCTCGATGATCGTCACGACCAGCACGACGGTGTTGGTGGGGCGCAGGGTGGGGAAGATGACGTTCTTGAACGTCTGCCACTCGTTCGCCCCGTCCAGCGCCGAGGCTTCCCGCAGCGAGGGGTCGACGCTCTTCAGGCCGGCCAGGTAGAGGATCATCATGTACCCCGTGTGGCGCCAGGACGCGGCGACCAGGATGGCCCACAGGTTGAGGTCGGGGTCGCCGATCCAGTCGATGTAGTGGCCGGGCTTGTTCGCCCCGATCAGGCTGTTGATCAGGCCCGTGTCGGGGTTGTAGACCAGCTGCCAGACGAAACCGATGCAGGCCATGGAGATGACGACCGGCAGGAAGAACGCCGTCTGGTAGACCCGGCTGAAGCGGATCCTCTTGTCCAGCTGCACGGCCAGGAACAGCCCCAGCGGCGTGGGGATGCAGATGAGCACGACGAACCAGATGACGTTGTGCTCGACGGCCGGCCAGAACTGCGGGTTGCTGGTGAACAGGTCACGGAAGTTCTGCAGGCCGACCCACTTGATGGAGTCGAAGCCGATGCCGTCCCAGGTGGTGAAGGCCAGCGCGATCGACGCGAGGGCCGTCACCCACACCAGGGCGACGTGCAGGATCGTGGGTACGCCCGCCATCAAACCGAGCGTGATGCGGTCACGGCGGGTCAGCAGGCGCCGGTGCCCGTGCGGCACCTTGGCGGGCTGGGACGCGGGGGCAGGCCCCGGAGCCGGCGTGGCAGCCGTCTCCGGGACCTGGGCGGGGGTGGCAGTCATGTGTCAGATCCGAGTCGTCGGTTCTCCGGTTCGGTCACGAGGAGGCGAAGATCTGCTTCTTCTGGCGCTCGATCGACGACAGGATGCTGTCGATGCTCTTCGGATTGCGGATGAAGGCCTGCAGCTGCGGCTGCATCACCGTGGAGGTGAAGTCCGGCCGGGAGTCGCGGTCCATGAACTGCGTCAGGCTCTTGGCGCCCGAGATCATCTCGTACGCCTTCTTCTGCAGCGGGGTGTAGGAGGAGGTGTCGGCCTTGGTGGAGGCGGCCACCACGCTGGAGTCGGCCTTGAGGTAGATCTGCTCGGCCTCCGGCGTGCCCAGGTACTCCAGCAGCTTCACCGCACCGGAGTGGTTCTTGGGGGCCTTGGAGAGCATGAAGCCGTCGGTCGGGGCCTCGACGGTGTCCTGACCGAACTGCGCGTCGATCTCCGGGAAGGCGAAGAAGTCCAGGTCGTCCAGGTCGGCCTTGTTGGTGAACTGCTGGGCGACGAACGTACCCAGCACGTACATGCCCGCCTTCTTCGCCACCAGCGTCTGCGCCGCGTCCTGCCAGGTACGCCCCACCGCGCCCTCCTGGTGGTAGGGCAGCAGCTCCGCCCACAGGTCGAAGACCTTGCGCACCTTGGCGTCCGTCCAGGCGGCCTTGCCGGCCATCAGCTCGACGTGGAAGTCGTAGCCGTTGAGACGGAAGTTGATCTGGTCGAACGTGCCCATCGCCGGCCAGGCGTCCTTGTCGCCGAACGCGATCGGGACCAGCCCGTCCTTCTTCATCTGCTTGCACAGCGCCACCAGGTCGTCCCACTTCTCCGGGACCTTGTAGCCGTGCTGGGCGAAGACGCTCTTGCGGTAGAACACCGCCCACGGGTACGTGTACAGCGGCACGAAGTAGTACTTGCCGTCCGCGCCCTGGCTGAGCTTCTTCATCGCGTCGGGGAAGTTCCCGCCGATCTTCTGCCACACGTCGTCGATCGGGGAGGCCAGCTTCTTGGCCGCGAAGAACTGCATCCGGTAGCCGGCGAACCACGTGAACACGTCGTCCGGCGTGCCCTGCAGATACGAGTTGATCTGCTCCTGGAACGTGTTGTGGTCCTTGGTGTTGACGTCGACCTTGATCCCGGACTTCTTCGTGAAGGCCGCGTAGATCTCCGCGAACGCCTTCTTCGGCACGGCGTCCGACGAGTTGGAGCCCAGGCTGACCGTCTTCGGATCGGCGGCCGAGCCGCTGCCGCCACACGCGGACAGCAGCGGTATGCCCGCGCCGAGCAGGGCCGCACCGCCTATGCCGCGCAGTACGGTGCGGCGGCCGGGAGCGGAGAGGGAGGTTCCGGAGAGGGAGAGGTCGTGCATGAACGGCTCCTGAGGGCAGGGTTCGGTCACGAGGGTGTGGCGTGAAATCCAGTCGCAATCGACCAGAAATCAACTTGACCGAACACGGTGGCGCAATAACAGCCGTATGTCCGGTCATACGTCAAGAGCCGGTCCGTGCATTTGTCGAAACGTGACCGGCCCGTGTGTCCTGTGAGTCAGGAGTGCTTGAAGGTGGGAGTGCTCGAAGATCAGGAGGGCTTGAAGATCAGGAGTGCTTGA
This genomic stretch from Streptomyces sp. Go-475 harbors:
- a CDS encoding trypsin-like peptidase domain-containing protein codes for the protein MTASADRGLRPQRAAEIIVALPDGARRGSGYLLAPGRVLTAAHVVRGAQDVRVRFEADRPGERVAGATVAWAHDGIDVAVLTLPENAAVPALPENAAGPALPENAALPNLPENTALPNLPENTAVAPPSESAAGPALLENAAAPTRPGQPHDDVPPVRFGGVGEQDAVLGCSAMGFPRFKLRADAAGGRFRDVEHMDARCAVLANRREGTLDLRVAAPPAEDPDPERDAWEGMSGAAVFSGGHVVGVVSRHHRREGAGRVAAGRVDRWAQALTPAERTALEALLGQDLTALPCAVPRGALGLVQEAYRAQLADLAPQRLEEREAELADLVSFCGGSDPYLWVQGPPWAGKTALAAWFALHPPRGVVPVWFFVTARDASQSDSDAYTVAVIDQLATLAGREPAATGSPTARDGERRLLLRQAAERVAQDGGTLLLVVDGLDEDQSASPGGSGASIASLLPERLPPNVRVLVTSRTYPGLPADVKGGHPLRGCRVLELAATEAARHTEHEAKFDLHRALSGDRVQRDLVGLLTAARGTLTADDLRELTGEPAFELRRRLESGFGRILRLRGDAAGGGGSGPEGYGDDLSLYTSTRGYLFAHETLLTTAQDELGPDLITYLDRLHAWARSYERRGWPAGTPLYLLQPYGRLLAFLRDADRATALAVDVRRRDRLREATGSDGACLGEIAAARETVRRAAPDDLAALAALAAAGGLVAQRNVGLHPGIPAVYARLGQVRHAIGLARTVRAPVDRARALTGVAHVLAEAGDRRAVGLATEAVGLTGRGTPQSVAARTALACALASAGRGEEVPPLVRELPWPKEGEDTERVTEALVRIAAALRDPAHVADVLELAEQVAAEAHPLPTRVRALTAVAEACSLSGRADEAARLFASVTALALRHAMAPGNLPAVAAEALREARPREAALMTSLATAWLESHEEPRDVETLRGVVRGLLLTDRVAEAGRLLNTALDSSPRLKPREWGEFRQLLAVGWARAGQVTRALRAAADNHWERDRLAKPITELLLKAGAADHLEDLLVHRAASLDWPLTELAPTALVTLAAHFVAEDRERSLRLLHEAEHGDLASALSDTWDHDERVVAFAGALAAAGRPADAERLVETVDDILGPSGYAAMAEALTRDRGRARHFAERAYHLAFNTPGPRFNHVQMSALQALACAGATQRVLDVLENPPSDRAVLHANSLDRLRVLLVEGLWPHAPDLAARWVDELLAELPGEPALTAARLVAAAGRHDPDHARRIGRLVRFRIADLDARRRTDLRHDGVLTLLTAADDPDGARHRLDLLAPRYDARTEQLPGTAVVLSLAHAALGDFEAARDMAARPRDEVERAEARTQLAAYVAGVQGPVTVHPFLGEIGDSFTFLRRLAVRLLPPPGGPDLPRARALLADSLTPDGWYMAAQVLAEIDPDALLRAKDVVFAHLGLAAESRPGQRGAALP
- a CDS encoding trypco2 family protein, giving the protein MIELADMIRELREQLTTALTDGDGRMLRFEAGPVEIEATVAVTREGGGDAKVRLWVVDAGANGKFSQAETQRVTLTLTPKVVPPGGGRAETAMITGDEVDGER
- a CDS encoding glycoside hydrolase family 36 protein, producing the protein MHHRFTPLASVPVDVRTGRVHEEGWQSWSPSGAYGLRGTPYRPTNDNWATVCYRPGVTVPAGTFQGEGLLALDPGDGSPARLWAAAEPTREVPSIRLAVRDGVAEVGADGPVKEWTGPDIQSVLGEWARGLGLDAPRPAPTAWCSWYEYFTAVTEDDIHENLRAMDTLDLPIDVVQIDDGYQQALGDWLTLSGRFRSRAGIAEKIRARGRRAGIWTAPFLVDPASDLAAEHPDWLVRDTSGGFAHAGRNWGHDLRVLDTTHPDAAAYLTEVFTTLRAEGYDYFKVDFLYAGALDGVRHADTDALTAYRSGIRLIREAIGAEAYLLGCGAPLLPSIGLFDAMRVSPDTAPHRRPEADDYSQPGQAPAEFTGAARQWQHGRLWTNDPDCLMARPAVETREQWAAHVESTGGLMASSDRLLSLDPWGVETTRRLLTKGAAACSI
- a CDS encoding carbohydrate ABC transporter permease: MSTVTGAASLKQRTPVRPARILLHTFLIVTALAWLAPLLWAIFAALRPYSETSAKGYVSWPDKLSFDNFTNAFEQSDMIHYFGNTVLIAVPAVLLTLFLSSCVAFYVSRFDFRVNLFLLLVFTAGNLLPQQVIITPLYRLYLLIDLPGITMSGKLYDSALGLVLIHVAFQSGFCAFVLSNYMRSLPHELTEAALVDGASVWRLYWQIVLPLCKPAMAALATLLSIWIYNDFFWALVLISTGENMPITSALNNLSGQYFTDPNLVAAGSLLTAIPTLIVYFALQRQFVSGLTLGANKG
- a CDS encoding sugar ABC transporter permease translates to MTATPAQVPETAATPAPGPAPASQPAKVPHGHRRLLTRRDRITLGLMAGVPTILHVALVWVTALASIALAFTTWDGIGFDSIKWVGLQNFRDLFTSNPQFWPAVEHNVIWFVVLICIPTPLGLFLAVQLDKRIRFSRVYQTAFFLPVVISMACIGFVWQLVYNPDTGLINSLIGANKPGHYIDWIGDPDLNLWAILVAASWRHTGYMMILYLAGLKSVDPSLREASALDGANEWQTFKNVIFPTLRPTNTVVLVVTIIEALRAFDLVFVFNKGAQGTELLSILVTNNIIGESSRIGYGSAIAVVLLVISLAVIIPYLIATFRKERSA
- a CDS encoding ABC transporter substrate-binding protein, which gives rise to MHDLSLSGTSLSAPGRRTVLRGIGGAALLGAGIPLLSACGGSGSAADPKTVSLGSNSSDAVPKKAFAEIYAAFTKKSGIKVDVNTKDHNTFQEQINSYLQGTPDDVFTWFAGYRMQFFAAKKLASPIDDVWQKIGGNFPDAMKKLSQGADGKYYFVPLYTYPWAVFYRKSVFAQHGYKVPEKWDDLVALCKQMKKDGLVPIAFGDKDAWPAMGTFDQINFRLNGYDFHVELMAGKAAWTDAKVRKVFDLWAELLPYHQEGAVGRTWQDAAQTLVAKKAGMYVLGTFVAQQFTNKADLDDLDFFAFPEIDAQFGQDTVEAPTDGFMLSKAPKNHSGAVKLLEYLGTPEAEQIYLKADSSVVAASTKADTSSYTPLQKKAYEMISGAKSLTQFMDRDSRPDFTSTVMQPQLQAFIRNPKSIDSILSSIERQKKQIFASS